A single genomic interval of Camelina sativa cultivar DH55 chromosome 11, Cs, whole genome shotgun sequence harbors:
- the LOC104724126 gene encoding ADP-ribosylation factor-like protein 8B produces MGLWDALLNWLRSLFFKQEMELSLVGLQNAGKTSLVNAIATGGYSEDMIPTVGFNMRKVTKGNVTIKIWDLGGQRRFRTMWERYCRGVSAIVYVIDAADRDSVPISRSELSDLLTKPSLNGIPLLILGNKIDKSEALSKQALVDQLGLESVADREVCCYMISCKDSINIDAVIDWLIKHSRTAK; encoded by the exons CTTGTTCTTCAAACAAGAGATGGAGCTCTCACTCGTTGGGCTTCAGAATGCTGGGAAGACTTCTCTTGTCAATGCTATTGCT ACTGGAGGTTACAGTGAAGACATGATACCAACTGTAGGATTTAACATGAGGAAAGTTACAAAAGGAAATGTTACCATAAAGATTTGGGATCTTGGAGGGCAAAGAAGGTTTCGTACCATGTGGGAGCGTTATTGTCGTGGAGTTTCCGCTATTGT GTATGTGATTGATGCTGCAGATAGAGATAGTGTACCGATATCAAGAAGCGAACTGAGTGATCTGTTAACGAAACCGTCTTTAAATGGCATTCCTCTTCTGATTCTTGGCAACAAAATCGACAAGTCTGAAGCTCTTTCTAAGCAAGCTTTGGTTGATCAACT AGGGCTTGAATCTGTAGCAGACAGAGAGGTTTGCTGTTACATGATCTCGTGTAAGGACTCGATAAACATAGATGCGGTCATCGATTGGCTCATTAAGCACTCGAGAACCGCTAAATAA